The proteins below are encoded in one region of Struthio camelus isolate bStrCam1 chromosome 23, bStrCam1.hap1, whole genome shotgun sequence:
- the AIRIM gene encoding AFG2-interacting ribosome maturation factor: protein MAAALRACAAAVARQEAAWRAALAAWAPLLGSLGGLAAQAGAARRLAWRGSPLGAFGGLRARLWRKQRGAAEAALEQLGGRRAELRAVRDAVAAAVAAVLRLYEERAAELGLAAALRRGPRCPSLAEVLEGLQDVERYYRHLYLESKLLLLRISCDSLADMEALPQSWERILERYKPDVVQDTLLKISLFLDNQ, encoded by the exons atggcggcggcgctgcgggcctgCGCGGCGGCCGTGGcgcggcaggaggcggcctggcgGGCGGCGCTGGCCGCCTGGgcgccgctgctgggctcgctgggcgggctggcggcgcaggcgggcgcggcgcggcggctggcCTGGCGCGGCTCGCCGCTGGGCGCCttcggcgggctgcgggcgcggCTGTGGCGGaagcagcgcggcgcggccgaggcggcgctggagcagctcggcgggcggcg GGCGGAGCTGCGCGCCGTGCGGGACGCCGTGGCGGCCGCCGTGGCCGCCGTGCTGCGGCTCTACGAGGAGCGGGCGGCGGAGCTGGGCTTGGCGGCCGCCCTGCGGCGCGGGCCGCGCTGCCCCTCGCTGGccgaggtgctggaggggctgcaggacGTGGAGCGCTACTACCGGCACCT GTATCTGGAGAGCAAGCTGCTGCTCCTGCGCATCAGCTGTGACAGCCTGGCGGACATGGAGGCCCTGCCGCAGTCCTGGGAGAGGATCCTGGAGCGCTACAAGCCAGACGTCGTTCAAG atacacttcttaagatttctctttttcttgacaaTCAGTGA
- the CDCA8 gene encoding borealin isoform X1 encodes MAPARRRAGATARSRKLAAFLKDFDREVQSRAERLRTNGERLVKEVEDLYNIEILRLPLAVREMNWLDYFAKGGSKKVLEEAATVDLEITEINKLTAEVIQTPLKIIKKAEKSKQGIEAIEEEAESPLHPQAKKTKHDNQSLAELEAENINPRTGKVKASTKKVPVTKSRRAPSTRVKRISKSRSSRNNFITPATGRIVDVCTRGGTSIVTPKFDSRIFKTPGLRTPALNERVYTISANGSPLADSNDIFITVPVGGGESIRLTASDLTKKNLLHLNPEAQGIMKKLSVRLAQACSGAKTHR; translated from the exons atgGCCCCCGCGCGGAGGAGGGCGGGCGCCACCGCGCGCAGCAGGAAGCTCGCGGCTTTCCTCAAGGACTTCGAccgcgagg TTCAGAGCCGGGCCGAGCGGCTGCGGACGAACGGGGAGCGCCTGGTCAAGGAGGTGGAGGACCTGTACAACATCGAGATCCTCCGGCTGCCGCTGGCCGTGCGCGAGATGAACTGGCTCGACTACTTCG CTAAAGGAGGAAGCAAAAAGGTCTTAGAAGAGGCAGCAACG GTAGACttggaaataacagaaataaacaaGTTAACAGCGGAAGTTATCCAGACTCCTTTAAAAATCATCAAGAAAG CTGAAAAATCTAAACAGGGTATTGAAGCTATTGAAGAAGAAGCAGAGTCTCCTTTACACCCTCAAGCAAAGAAGACAAAACATGATAACCAATCTCTTGCAGAACTAGAAGCTGAAAATATTAATCCGAGAACTGGGAAG GTGAAGGCATCCACCAAAAAAGTGCCTGTGACCAAGAGCAGAAGAGCTCCTTCAACAAGAGTGAAACGCATAAGTAAAAG cagatcAAGCAGAAACAACTTTATCACTCCAGCTACTGGTAGAATTGTTGATGTCTGCACTCGGGGAGGTACTTCCATTGTCACACCCAAGTTTGATTCCAG AATTTTCAAGACACCAGGTTTGCGCACGCCTGCACTCAACGAACGTGTTTACACCATCTCTGCCAATGGCAGCCCCCTTGCTGACAGCAATGATATCTTCATTACAGTCCCtgttggaggaggggag AGTATTCGTTTAACAGCAAGTGATTTGACCAAGAAAAATCTTCTTCATCTGAATCCAGAGGCTCAAGGAATTATGAAGAAGCTATCA gtTCGTCTCGCACAAGCATGCAGCGGTGCAAAGACACATAGATGA
- the CDCA8 gene encoding borealin isoform X2 translates to MAPARRRAGATARSRKLAAFLKDFDREVQSRAERLRTNGERLVKEVEDLYNIEILRLPLAVREMNWLDYFAKGGSKKVLEEAATVDLEITEINKLTAEVIQTPLKIIKKAEKSKQGIEAIEEEAESPLHPQAKKTKHDNQSLAELEAENINPRTGKVKASTKKVPVTKSRRAPSTRVKRISKRSSRNNFITPATGRIVDVCTRGGTSIVTPKFDSRIFKTPGLRTPALNERVYTISANGSPLADSNDIFITVPVGGGESIRLTASDLTKKNLLHLNPEAQGIMKKLSVRLAQACSGAKTHR, encoded by the exons atgGCCCCCGCGCGGAGGAGGGCGGGCGCCACCGCGCGCAGCAGGAAGCTCGCGGCTTTCCTCAAGGACTTCGAccgcgagg TTCAGAGCCGGGCCGAGCGGCTGCGGACGAACGGGGAGCGCCTGGTCAAGGAGGTGGAGGACCTGTACAACATCGAGATCCTCCGGCTGCCGCTGGCCGTGCGCGAGATGAACTGGCTCGACTACTTCG CTAAAGGAGGAAGCAAAAAGGTCTTAGAAGAGGCAGCAACG GTAGACttggaaataacagaaataaacaaGTTAACAGCGGAAGTTATCCAGACTCCTTTAAAAATCATCAAGAAAG CTGAAAAATCTAAACAGGGTATTGAAGCTATTGAAGAAGAAGCAGAGTCTCCTTTACACCCTCAAGCAAAGAAGACAAAACATGATAACCAATCTCTTGCAGAACTAGAAGCTGAAAATATTAATCCGAGAACTGGGAAG GTGAAGGCATCCACCAAAAAAGTGCCTGTGACCAAGAGCAGAAGAGCTCCTTCAACAAGAGTGAAACGCATAAGTAAAAG atcAAGCAGAAACAACTTTATCACTCCAGCTACTGGTAGAATTGTTGATGTCTGCACTCGGGGAGGTACTTCCATTGTCACACCCAAGTTTGATTCCAG AATTTTCAAGACACCAGGTTTGCGCACGCCTGCACTCAACGAACGTGTTTACACCATCTCTGCCAATGGCAGCCCCCTTGCTGACAGCAATGATATCTTCATTACAGTCCCtgttggaggaggggag AGTATTCGTTTAACAGCAAGTGATTTGACCAAGAAAAATCTTCTTCATCTGAATCCAGAGGCTCAAGGAATTATGAAGAAGCTATCA gtTCGTCTCGCACAAGCATGCAGCGGTGCAAAGACACATAGATGA